The Streptococcus mitis genomic sequence TATATAAAGTACAGTGTTCATTATATCATTTTTCGTGTTTTTACTCAAATTACTGGTCGCAATTCCCAAAATTGAAACAATTTCACCAAATTGCTCAATAATCAGAGCAGATTTTCTCTTTTCCATAGGGATTTTTAAATCAATAAATAGACGTCTGAGTTTTTTTCTATGCCCATTTTGAATCAAAACATCTCCTTGTTTTCGATAACGAATGTATATGGATGTTTCGCGTGAAACAGGTATTTGTTGAATTGATTCACCTTCTAAAGGAAGTCCAAAGGAAAATAAATAACCTTGGTAAGATACCTGATTTTGATAGTGTAGCACAAGTTCATGTTCCTTTTCATCAGCCTGAGGACTGATTTTACAAATCTGAAACCGTTGGTACTCTTTTATCAATTCATAGCCATTTTTAAGCGGATGACGATACTGGTTTTTAGTTTTTAAAATCCGTCGAACATCTTCAAACTGAGCTTTTGTAAGATTCAAATCTGGAAAACTATTCAGATAAGTTTGAAGTAAGACTCTTTGTGTAGACTCAGAATAAGACAATAGCTGCTCTAAATTTTCCACATCAATATTGTTAGATAATTCAGCTATAGCTAAGTCATAATCTAAAATTTCATTTCCGATACTTAAGATTGCATCTCT encodes the following:
- the tilS gene encoding tRNA lysidine(34) synthetase TilS, translated to MREQDFLNHFLKKGYFKKHAKVVLALSGGLDSMFLFKVLSIYQKELEIELILAHVNHKQRVESDWEEKELRKLAAEAGLPIYVSNFSGEFSEARARNFRYDFFQEVMKKTGATALITAHHADDQVETILMRLIRGTRLRYLSGIKEKQVVGDIEILRPFLHFQKKDFLPIFHFEDTSNKENHYFRNRIRNSYLPELEKENPRFRDAILSIGNEILDYDLAIAELSNNIDVENLEQLLSYSESTQRVLLQTYLNSFPDLNLTKAQFEDVRRILKTKNQYRHPLKNGYELIKEYQRFQICKISPQADEKEHELVLHYQNQVSYQGYLFSFGLPLEGESIQQIPVSRETSIYIRYRKQGDVLIQNGHRKKLRRLFIDLKIPMEKRKSALIIEQFGEIVSILGIATSNLSKNTKNDIMNTVLYIEKIDR